CAGCAACGGCAATGTCCGGGAAAAAGGACGCGAACTGCCCTCCGTCCGGTTCTCCGAAACATCTGTCGAAAAGAATATTGAACCCGAATCGTTCGTACTTTTCAGAAATTATCCGAATCCGTTCAATCCGGTTACGACCGTTTCATACAGTGTGCCCGAATCGGGCAGAATTACGGTTACTGTTTATGACATTCTTGGCAGGAAAGTCGAAACCCTGGTCGATGCAGAACAGAGGACCGGCCAGTATTCCGTACAGTGGAATGCGGGGAACATTTCGAGCGGACTCTACTTCTGCCGCATACAGGCGGGTACATTTGAACGCACAATCAAGATGCTCCTGATGCGTTGACACGACAGTCTCCGACTGTCAGGCCATCCGGAAATACTCTGTCATTCTCATGAATCGGCCGTATCGGTCGGTGAAACGACGAATTATTGTATTGGCAGCGCTTTGCCGCCGACTTTTATAAATCCCAGAGCCGCGGAATCACCGGCCAGTACTTTTGCGCCCGCACCTTCGATACTTATTTCAAAGAAGCCGGATTCTTTTGTAAGGGAAAGCTCCAGTTCTCCCGCCCTGAGCGATTTGCCCCCGTACAGCGCTACATAAGTAACCTTCCCGTTACGGTCATACCGGACATGGCAGAGCTCCCCATCGAACAGAATTGAAGGTTCACGTACAGCAAGAATCCTGTCGGACGCCCTTGACGGAGCGAGTTTGAGGGGATTTTCGACATCCGCGGCGACAAACACATCCCTGTGGCCGTCAGCGAGGCTTATCTCGACCGCCGCATTGGTATCGGGATAGGGTTTTCCGTTTTCCGTAACGAGCGGCAGCCGGCGGATACGCAAAATGTTCGATGATTTCCCGTACGGCTCGATGAGACTGATAAAAGTCGAAACGAGCGGGGCTTTTTCTGCCTGACGGCGGACCATGATGCGGGGAATCCAGAGCTCCTGATTCTCGTTGTATGAGCTGACCGTTATCCACCCTTCCGCCGTATACGCCTGCGCGCCCTCAGTAAGGTCGCAGTACCGGACATGAATATCGGAGCCGTTCGGAAGATAACCGAGCCTGTCCTCGACCTTCCAGTCGACTTCCCACCCGGGAGCGGGCGAACCGTCAACCCTGAAATTGCGCATGATCGTGTCGTGCCCGTAATCGGCGGCGGGTTTCAGGGATAGTCCTTTCGTCGCTATCGAGCCAAAATGGCTCTGCATGAATTTTGCATGATCGGTTCCGCCGACCACGCGGAATATGTCGATAAGATACGAGTCCTCATCCGAAATATCGACGAGCGCGACAGTCCGCTCGTATTGCTCGATACCGTAAAACTCCGGCGCCGAGGCCCTGATAGCTCTGAAACGGTTTCCATCAGCCCAAAGGGTCGTTCTGCCGATGTGGCGAGTCCGCGGATTGTCCTGATCCTTCCCGTCGACCACGACCGTGTTGTGAGCGGCTGTTCTCCTGACCCAGAGCGCACGCTGCGATTCCCAGCCGCCGTACTGGACGGGAGGATAGCCCATTTCCGGCAGGAGGTCGAGCCTTTTTGCGAACAGGCCGAGATTCATGCCGTCGATGTGGCTGTGACGCTCCCCCGTATCGTAATCGAGCCAGAACGCCCGGGCATTCTCTCCCCTGCCCGAACGCATTATCGCGAGACACCACTGCTCTTTGTTTACGCTGCCGACCTCGATTGTGGTTCCCTTTGTCTTTATGACATCGGCGACCGTTTTTTGGAATTCCTCCGGATCATCGGCGAAAAGGTCCCATGGCAGATTGTCGACCGAATTGCCGTTTTCACGGTACAAGACCTGTACATATGCGGGATCGCCGGTCAAAACGTAGAGGTCCCGGAGAAAGCTGAACATCGATGTATCGACGCCCGGGCTTCTGGTTGTCCGTGCGGTTGGATAAGAGGTTACCTTCTGGGCGAATCCCCCGGTGTCGCCGCTGAGCGGATAGTATTCCCCGTTGAACCATGTGTCGATATGGAACCGCCAGGTTTTACGGAGATTCGGGTGACGTTCCACAATATCCGGGAGAAATGTCGAGTCCATCCGGGCGAACATCTCGAAAAAATGGGCGAGGATATTGATGGGATACGATGAATAGCTGGCAAGCCCCTTCTCGCCGCTCAAACCGTCCACCCCGGAGGAATTTTCAGCCATGGTATCGATGATCGCGTACACTTCCCCTCGGTTCTCCGGCCAGCCGAGCACCGTGTGGGTCACGGCAAGGGATACTTCCGTGGCGGGATAGTTGGAATTGATCTTGTGACGGTTTGTTATGGCATCCCGGAGTATGCCGTTCTCGATGTTGTCCTGGATGAGACCGAACGATGTTTTCGGATTGGACAGGCCGTACGCTTTCGCTTTTCCGGAGAGGAACGCGACAAGCTCGCGGTCATCGCGGAGCGCCTCGAACACCTGATCGTAGGCGATGACGATCTGATAGTGTTCCACACAGGCGTCGTGCCATGTCGACACATACCCGGTAGCGCCTTTCCGTTCGTAGACAAGGCCTTCCTTCCCGAAATCGAAGGTCCCGTAGAGATCGGCCACACGGTCGAGGAGAATTCCCGCCTTGTGGGCATAGGCTTTGTCCCCGGTGACAGTGTACGCTTCGGCGAGGTCACGTATTCCGGCCACAATCGCCTGTTTCCACTGGCCGTAGATGAGGTACGCGCCGATAAAACGCCAGCGTTTGGTACCCTCGACATATCCCTCGCCGTCATCGACCCCGAACAGATGGAGCGAATCGGCCGGATCGGGATGTTCGGCGTTGAAGAGCAGCTTCCTGTCCGCACGGGCGGGCATGAATACGCCGTGCTCATCGAGACCGGAGCGGTAAAACGCATAAAAGTCATTCGTGGGGAAAATCGCCCCGCAGTGCGGACACTGCACTTTCCATGGCATCCCGAGAGCATCGACTTTCCATGAATACATGCGGACATCTTTATGGCAGGCCGGACAGTATCCGTCCGACCATACCATCCACGAGCGGCTGATAGTATTGCCGAACATCATGTTCCAGAGCTCGTCGTCGGAGTATTTCATCCACGGCTGCGCCGCCGAAACGATACTGTTTTTGATCTCCGCCGCCCAGGGATACTTTTCAGCGTTCAAGCGAGCTTTCCGAACCATGTCCGCGGTATAGAGCACGCTGTGTGTTTTTCCGGCGACGGTCTGCGCTGCTGGTGTATCGGAGAATAGAATACATGCGGTGATTATATACAGGGTCAGGTATATGTATCGCATCGACCGGAATCCTCCCATGGCTGAAAGATTTTTATAAGTACGCTCCCTGTAAAAACAACGGAACATTTTTTCCGGCAGAATTACCACATAAAATCATTTACGATTCTGAAAGATGCTGAATCAAGTTCAGCATGACGGCTCTTATACCACCCAGATTTTATTCCGGGGTCTATTGCTCACTATATATATAATTTCATTGAACGCATCTTGGTATCAACAGACTTACTTCATTCTCCGGGCAACGCGAAACCCTGAAAAATTGCTTGTGCGGTCCGGCCTGTCGCCGATACGAAATGTCGACCGGCAGTAGGAAGCATTGTTGAACCAGCTCCCGCCGCGCAGAATACGGTAACCGCCTCCCTCGGAAGCTGCCGGATTATTCTGGGGCCCGCTCGTGTACTCTCCTTCCCAGTCGAAACACCATTCGAGAATGTTACCGTGCATGTCGTACAATCCCCATGCGTTCGGCACTTTCTGACCGACAGGATGAGACTTTTCAGCGGCATTTCCACGGTCGTTCCCATACCATCCGGCCTTTGCCAGGTCTGCTTCTTCATTTCCCGTATAATACTGAGTCGACGTTCCAGCCCTGCATGCATACTCCCATTCCGCCTCGGTCGGCAGCCTGAATCCGTTTTTGGTGAAATCACACGCCCATGTGCTCTCATCGTAACACTTCCCGAGCCCCAGTTTTTCGCTCAGCCTGTTGCAGAATTTCGCCGCATCGATCCAGGTAACACGGTCAGCGGGAAGCCGGTCTTCACCGGTGAAATACGAGGGATTCTCGCCTGTGATTTCCTTGTACTGTCCCTGCGTGATCTCGGTCTCCCCCATCTCGAACGCATCGAGCGTCACCGAACGGACAGGCTTTTCATCATCCTCGCCATCTTCGCATCCCATCTGAAAGCTGCCACTGGGAATTGAAATCATGGTGATTCCTTTGGTGGTCTTGAACGGCACATCCTGTCGTTTCAACTGTTTATTCTGTCCTTCTGCTCCGGTTTCAGCAGCCGTCAGAACAAGAAGAAAAAGTACTGTCATCAAACCAATCGTTTTCCCAAACATGATAACTCTCCTGCGCTGTAAGTTTTTTCATCTTTTCACAGCATAACAACCTGACAATACAATATACGTCAATAAAAATTTCTTTTTCAAGCAAAAGAATCTATACCGGCACCCCCCCATTTTATAATAAGACTTTTTATATGATACTTTCCTTTGCGCGCCTAAAGGAAAGTATCCAAAGGAAAAGGCGCCCGTGAAAAGCCTTTTCCCCGTTCACTGCCCGTTTTTCGGGAATGTGTGAACTCGCGAATCTGCGGCACGCTCGGACAGCACACATTCTTTTTCCGAAAACCGGTTGTGAGCGAGGGGCTTTTCAACGGGATTAAAATTCACCAGGTTCCAAAGTCTATATTCTCTTTATAATCAATGTATTACTATACATTTCAATATGGATTTCAGGGGATCGCAAAAGAATCGATGGGGGTATTCAATACATGAAATCGAAAAAATCTTATCGGTTTTCCCGCCGAAACTGTTTTGTTGCAAAGCATCGACTCCTGTATTATTATTAAATACCTTAAACAGGTATGACTTTTTTATCATCGCGAGGAGATGAAAACGTGGATTTTTCTAAAATAAAAACATTCCCGATCCGTAACAGAACCCATAAAGTGACCGTTTCCCATCTCGGTTCTATCCCGACGGGGAAAAGTTTCGCCGATTTTTACGATTCCCTTCCCGAAGTCCTCGGCGCCGAAAATCTCAAGCGTGCCGCCCGTGCCATAGCACACGCATCCGTCGAAAACAGCGAGGTTATTCTTGCGATGGGCGCTCATCCGGTCAAATGCGGCCTCAGCCCGGTAATCATCGAGCTCATGGAACGGGGCATATTCACCTGTGTCGCTCTCAACGGCGCCGGATCGATTCATGATTTCGAACTTTCGTACATCGGGGAAACCTCGGAGGATGTCGCTGAAACCCTTCAGGACGGCTCGTTCGGCATGGTCGAGGAGACAGGGCGTATTCTCAACGAGGCGATGGCTTCGGGAGTGAACGATGGTCTCGGAGCCGGCGCCGCGGTCGGCCGTTTCATAGCGCAGGCCGGATACCCTCACTCAAATCTCAGCATACAGGCAGCCGGATCAAGGCTCGACATCGATATAACCGTCCACATCGCCATGGGAACCGACACCATCCACGTTCATCCGAAGGCGGACGGCGCTGTGCTCGGAAAAGCGAGCCATATGGATTTTTCAACCTTCACCGACCATATTGCACGGCTCGAGGATGGCGTATTCATCAACCTCGGGTCGGCGGTAATTCTGCCCGAGGTTTTTCTGAAAGCCCTTTCGGCGGTACGCAACATGGGCCATGAAGTGCTCCGTTTCACCACAATCAACATGGATATGATCAGCCACTACCGTCCATCAGAGAACGTCCTCAAACG
This genomic window from bacterium contains:
- a CDS encoding heparinase II/III family protein; its protein translation is MRYIYLTLYIITACILFSDTPAAQTVAGKTHSVLYTADMVRKARLNAEKYPWAAEIKNSIVSAAQPWMKYSDDELWNMMFGNTISRSWMVWSDGYCPACHKDVRMYSWKVDALGMPWKVQCPHCGAIFPTNDFYAFYRSGLDEHGVFMPARADRKLLFNAEHPDPADSLHLFGVDDGEGYVEGTKRWRFIGAYLIYGQWKQAIVAGIRDLAEAYTVTGDKAYAHKAGILLDRVADLYGTFDFGKEGLVYERKGATGYVSTWHDACVEHYQIVIAYDQVFEALRDDRELVAFLSGKAKAYGLSNPKTSFGLIQDNIENGILRDAITNRHKINSNYPATEVSLAVTHTVLGWPENRGEVYAIIDTMAENSSGVDGLSGEKGLASYSSYPINILAHFFEMFARMDSTFLPDIVERHPNLRKTWRFHIDTWFNGEYYPLSGDTGGFAQKVTSYPTARTTRSPGVDTSMFSFLRDLYVLTGDPAYVQVLYRENGNSVDNLPWDLFADDPEEFQKTVADVIKTKGTTIEVGSVNKEQWCLAIMRSGRGENARAFWLDYDTGERHSHIDGMNLGLFAKRLDLLPEMGYPPVQYGGWESQRALWVRRTAAHNTVVVDGKDQDNPRTRHIGRTTLWADGNRFRAIRASAPEFYGIEQYERTVALVDISDEDSYLIDIFRVVGGTDHAKFMQSHFGSIATKGLSLKPAADYGHDTIMRNFRVDGSPAPGWEVDWKVEDRLGYLPNGSDIHVRYCDLTEGAQAYTAEGWITVSSYNENQELWIPRIMVRRQAEKAPLVSTFISLIEPYGKSSNILRIRRLPLVTENGKPYPDTNAAVEISLADGHRDVFVAADVENPLKLAPSRASDRILAVREPSILFDGELCHVRYDRNGKVTYVALYGGKSLRAGELELSLTKESGFFEISIEGAGAKVLAGDSAALGFIKVGGKALPIQ
- a CDS encoding formylglycine-generating enzyme family protein — its product is MFGKTIGLMTVLFLLVLTAAETGAEGQNKQLKRQDVPFKTTKGITMISIPSGSFQMGCEDGEDDEKPVRSVTLDAFEMGETEITQGQYKEITGENPSYFTGEDRLPADRVTWIDAAKFCNRLSEKLGLGKCYDESTWACDFTKNGFRLPTEAEWEYACRAGTSTQYYTGNEEADLAKAGWYGNDRGNAAEKSHPVGQKVPNAWGLYDMHGNILEWCFDWEGEYTSGPQNNPAASEGGGYRILRGGSWFNNASYCRSTFRIGDRPDRTSNFSGFRVARRMK